The following coding sequences are from one Neurospora crassa OR74A linkage group I, whole genome shotgun sequence window:
- a CDS encoding protein kinase dsk1 encodes MNGSQQAKDSTAQTSAQVASSPAATASNGNLNKNSSSNTNNKRKKDGLKPIITTDGPGAAHLASAMTNSPTSSSSAAEDIAENTADEEDQEDYCKGGYHPVTIGEKFKDGKYTVVRKLGWGHFSTVWLSRDNTTGKHVALKVVRSAAHYTETAIDEIKLLNKIVQANPNHPGRRHVVSLLDSFEHKGPNGTHVCMVFEVLGENLLGLIKRWNHRGIPMALVKQITKQVLLGLDYLHRECGIIHTDLKPENVLIEIGDVEQTVKRVVKDEPNDKENTRNSRRRRRTLITGSQPLPSPLNASFNQGSMFPSPAPQSLGQMLAEGAKSQEGSPFHNKNGEDDQSRREKSADLLSKEVSGISLDKTATPPATSGDKRNLDDMQFDIISVKIADLGNACWVNHHFTNDIQTRQYRSPEVILGAKWGASTDVWSMAAMVFELITGDYLFDPQSGTKYGKDDDHIAQIIELLGAFPKSLCLSGKWSQEIFNRKGELRNIHRLRHWALPDVLREKYHFKAEEAQRIADFLMPMLELIPERRANAGGMAGHSWLEDTPGMKGIKIDKVEVGSRGEGIEGWASEVRKR; translated from the exons ATGAACGGATCGCAACAAGCCAAAGACAGTACGGCGCAAACCTCGGCTCAAGTAGCTTCATCCCCCGCAGCGACTGCCTCCAACGGCAATCTGAACAaaaacagcagcagcaatacgaataacaagaggaagaaggacggGTTGAAGCCCATCATTACCACAGACGGTCCCGG GGCCGCACACTTAGCATCAGCTATGACCAACTCACCgacctcgtcctcttcggcaGCAGAGGACATCGCCGAGAACACtgccgatgaggaggatcaGGAGGATTACTGCAAGGGAGGTTACCATCCGGTCACCATTGGCGAAAAGTTCAAGGACGGCAAATACACCGTAGTGCGCAAGCTCGGATGGGGCCATTTCTCGACAGTCTGGCTATCAAGAGACAACACCACCGGAAAACACGTAGCCCTCAAGGTGGTACGCTCCGCCGCCCATTACACCGAAACCGCCATTGACGAGATCAAGCTTCTCAACAAAATCGTCCAAGCGAATCCCAACCATCCCGGTCGCCGACATGTTGTCAGCCTTCTCGACTCATTCGAACACAAGGGCCCCAATGGCACCCACGTGTGCATGGTTTTCGAGGTTTTGGGAGAGAACCTCCTAGGTCTCATCAAGAGGTGGAATCACAGGGGTATTCCGATGGCTCTTGTCAAACAAATTACAAAACAGGTCCTTCTCGGTCTCGACTACCTGCACCGTGAATGTGGCATCATCCACACAGATCTCAAGCCCGAAAACGTCCTGATTGAAATTGGCGACGTTGAGCAAACTGTGAAGAGGGTCGTGAAGGATGAGCCCAACGACAAAGAGAACACTCGGAATAGTCGCAGGAGACGGAGGACCCTAATCACTGGCAGCCAGCCGTTGCCTTCGCCTCTCAATGCCAGCTTCAATCAGGGATCGATGTTCCCCTCCCCAGCACCCCAGTCGCTTGGCCAGATGTTGGCGGAAG GGGCCAAATCGCAAGAAGGATCTCCGTTCCACAACAAGAACGGGGAGGACGACCAAAGTCGGCGTGAGAAGAGCGCCGATCTCCTGAGCAAGGAGGTTTCGGGAATTTCGCTAGATAAGACGGCTACACCCCCCGCGACTTCGGGAGACAAGCGCAACCTAGACGATATGCAGTTTGACATTATCAGTGTCAAGATTGCAGATCTCGGAAACGCATGCTGGGTCAACCACCACTTCACAAACGACATTCAGACGCGACAGTATCGGTCGCCCGAGGTCATTCTGGGTGCCAAGTGGGGTGCAAGCACGGATGTCTGGAGTATGGCTGCCATG GTGTTCGAGCTTATCACCGGCGATTATCTTTTCGATCCGCAGTCCGGAACTAAGTATGGCAAGGACGACGACCACATCGCGCAGATTATCGAGCTTCTGGGTGCCTTCCCGAAGTCCCTTTGTCTATCCGGCAAATGGTCGCAAGAGATCTTCAACCGAAAAGGCGAGCTACGTAACATCCACCGCTTGAGGCATTGGGCGCTGCCGGATGTACTACGTGAGAAATATCACTTCAAGGCAGAGGAGGCTCAGCGCATTGCAGACTTCCTCATGCCCATGTTGGAGCTGATACCCGAGAGACGAGCCAATGCAGGCGGTATGGCCGGACACAGCTGGCTCGAGGACACTCCTGGTATGAAGGGCATCAAGATCGACAAGGTAGAGGTCGGAAGTCGTGGTGAGGGTATAGAGGGCTGGGCAAGTGAGGTTAGG
- a CDS encoding protein kinase dsk1, variant 2, whose amino-acid sequence MTNSPTSSSSAAEDIAENTADEEDQEDYCKGGYHPVTIGEKFKDGKYTVVRKLGWGHFSTVWLSRDNTTGKHVALKVVRSAAHYTETAIDEIKLLNKIVQANPNHPGRRHVVSLLDSFEHKGPNGTHVCMVFEVLGENLLGLIKRWNHRGIPMALVKQITKQVLLGLDYLHRECGIIHTDLKPENVLIEIGDVEQTVKRVVKDEPNDKENTRNSRRRRRTLITGSQPLPSPLNASFNQGSMFPSPAPQSLGQMLAEGAKSQEGSPFHNKNGEDDQSRREKSADLLSKEVSGISLDKTATPPATSGDKRNLDDMQFDIISVKIADLGNACWVNHHFTNDIQTRQYRSPEVILGAKWGASTDVWSMAAMVFELITGDYLFDPQSGTKYGKDDDHIAQIIELLGAFPKSLCLSGKWSQEIFNRKGELRNIHRLRHWALPDVLREKYHFKAEEAQRIADFLMPMLELIPERRANAGGMAGHSWLEDTPGMKGIKIDKVEVGSRGEGIEGWASEVRKR is encoded by the exons ATGACCAACTCACCgacctcgtcctcttcggcaGCAGAGGACATCGCCGAGAACACtgccgatgaggaggatcaGGAGGATTACTGCAAGGGAGGTTACCATCCGGTCACCATTGGCGAAAAGTTCAAGGACGGCAAATACACCGTAGTGCGCAAGCTCGGATGGGGCCATTTCTCGACAGTCTGGCTATCAAGAGACAACACCACCGGAAAACACGTAGCCCTCAAGGTGGTACGCTCCGCCGCCCATTACACCGAAACCGCCATTGACGAGATCAAGCTTCTCAACAAAATCGTCCAAGCGAATCCCAACCATCCCGGTCGCCGACATGTTGTCAGCCTTCTCGACTCATTCGAACACAAGGGCCCCAATGGCACCCACGTGTGCATGGTTTTCGAGGTTTTGGGAGAGAACCTCCTAGGTCTCATCAAGAGGTGGAATCACAGGGGTATTCCGATGGCTCTTGTCAAACAAATTACAAAACAGGTCCTTCTCGGTCTCGACTACCTGCACCGTGAATGTGGCATCATCCACACAGATCTCAAGCCCGAAAACGTCCTGATTGAAATTGGCGACGTTGAGCAAACTGTGAAGAGGGTCGTGAAGGATGAGCCCAACGACAAAGAGAACACTCGGAATAGTCGCAGGAGACGGAGGACCCTAATCACTGGCAGCCAGCCGTTGCCTTCGCCTCTCAATGCCAGCTTCAATCAGGGATCGATGTTCCCCTCCCCAGCACCCCAGTCGCTTGGCCAGATGTTGGCGGAAG GGGCCAAATCGCAAGAAGGATCTCCGTTCCACAACAAGAACGGGGAGGACGACCAAAGTCGGCGTGAGAAGAGCGCCGATCTCCTGAGCAAGGAGGTTTCGGGAATTTCGCTAGATAAGACGGCTACACCCCCCGCGACTTCGGGAGACAAGCGCAACCTAGACGATATGCAGTTTGACATTATCAGTGTCAAGATTGCAGATCTCGGAAACGCATGCTGGGTCAACCACCACTTCACAAACGACATTCAGACGCGACAGTATCGGTCGCCCGAGGTCATTCTGGGTGCCAAGTGGGGTGCAAGCACGGATGTCTGGAGTATGGCTGCCATG GTGTTCGAGCTTATCACCGGCGATTATCTTTTCGATCCGCAGTCCGGAACTAAGTATGGCAAGGACGACGACCACATCGCGCAGATTATCGAGCTTCTGGGTGCCTTCCCGAAGTCCCTTTGTCTATCCGGCAAATGGTCGCAAGAGATCTTCAACCGAAAAGGCGAGCTACGTAACATCCACCGCTTGAGGCATTGGGCGCTGCCGGATGTACTACGTGAGAAATATCACTTCAAGGCAGAGGAGGCTCAGCGCATTGCAGACTTCCTCATGCCCATGTTGGAGCTGATACCCGAGAGACGAGCCAATGCAGGCGGTATGGCCGGACACAGCTGGCTCGAGGACACTCCTGGTATGAAGGGCATCAAGATCGACAAGGTAGAGGTCGGAAGTCGTGGTGAGGGTATAGAGGGCTGGGCAAGTGAGGTTAGG